The Topomyia yanbarensis strain Yona2022 chromosome 3, ASM3024719v1, whole genome shotgun sequence nucleotide sequence atatgagaaatttctgtgtggccgcactatgaaacccgtaattccgggacCAGAAtcccgatcgatccaaaattcaacagcagccgatgggaaggttgcacctttcatttgagactaagtttgggcaaatcggtccagccatctctgagaaaaatgagtgacattatttgacacatacgcacatacatacatgcacacacacatacacacacacatacatacatacacacacacatacagactttttccgatctcgacgaactgagtcgtatgggatatgacactcggccctccgggccgggattaggttgacgtttttcagagtgattgcataacctttctatatgaaaaaggcaaaaaatatttttgttatataacttatgaaatctgccattattataattattataaacaaattgattaaatatcaagaatcatgtttaatcttttttgtgtgaaaaaatctggagtggatatcaaaatactatgCGAGATATTACGGTTATAAACTGAAGACAatccaattttacactaaacgaccAGTAACCTGTTATAATTGTATTATCTCGTGATGTAATGGGAGATCCATTCCGAATTTTTTACCTAATctaaatgatttcaaaaaataataaaatgcttttggttcaacttaaaaaaaatcgtttctagtatttgcagaatacataagttacatagcaaaaacaaatatgcATTGCAAAAACAATTTCGATTAACTCAAGCGAAAAggcaacttttaatatttaatatttttctacaaATTGAATAGTTAATGAGTAGAAGATTCTTTGATTCCAGTGGATACTGAGTAGGTGTAATTGCCAACGGGTCCGCTACCCCCCTTTTGGTCTTTCATACAGTGGTGTGCTGAATGCAGAATTGTAACGAATTTTGAGCGTACTGTTAAGTGGAGCCGCTGCAGAGCAAGACTCGAGCTAGGATGGTGGCTaccaacatacatacatacaaattgaatagtttctgagttatcagtgattgaaaaatgttcaattcaataaaattaaaaattttacaaactcataaattgaaaaaaagaatcgtattcattaaaaacaaaacttagtgcgaacaattttcagctaaagatcGCAAAAAaatggttgtaaatctgacgtggactGACTCATATATAATATTCAATACGGATGCCAAATTGATTTATCGACGGCCTTGTTGCTATTCTTCTGACTCTGTAAGGTAAATACATACAAGTACGCTTGGTGtgcactagggcattgcaaaaaaattgttttttgaattctcaaaggccccccctctcatattgtgacaaatgtcaaagtaagctcagacgccaaatttcacatcatttggacaattttagacccccgccctcttcgcttgaaaatttttgaaattgctactatgggaaaatatggaaattgctactatgggaaaatacgttaaatgctataacttttgaagtagcaatcagaaaagtaCAATCTATACCTCTTTGGAAAGGAAATAATCATAGTATTTGAATTGAGATAtctttgtttctaggaaaatacgggagagtgggatactgggtcattttggacccaaaatcccatatttttaatgatttttctgctccgtgatgcaaatcgtacatattttgtagtttttctaatgtgaaaaaatctcagaaatcgaacggaacccttttgaccttagcccgaatacgagaagttggggttatagggctttttgtcaatCATATTAAATTGTattattttctcatgcatatattaattcaattaattttcataaaatgtaacttattaaacgtgtaaaattctgaggaataaaacaaaaataaaaaccttagagttaaaattcagaaacatcaaactttttgatatttactttacaaatctcattttttccattacttgtcctaatacctcaacttaccctatttttccagaaatgaaacttttctcatgtgatccctaagcatattttacactaaaagtagtaaattaaataagaattttgttgttaaatggagttaatatgtgcgattttatgataaaaatgtgaaatcgataCTATATGTCAGAAAAtatatgtttctgaattttaccggtaacgaatctatttttgttataatcctaaagattttccacgttcaacaaggtatagtttattaaaattgagtgaagaataatagagatatattcacgagaaaatgatgaagttcaatatgaatgacaaaaggccatttaaccccaacttctcgtattcggacaaaggtcaaaaaagctccgatcgatttttgagatttttttacattggaaaactacaaaatatgtatgatttgcataacggagcagaaaaatcattaaaaataggggactttggggtcaaaatgacccagtaccccacttttccgtattttcctagaaacaaaaaaatctccATTTgcatactaagattatttccttccaaaagaggtataaattgcaattttctgattgctacttcaaaagttatagcatttaatgtatttttcctccatattttcccatagtaccaatttcaaaacatttcaagcgaagtgggcgggggtctaaaattgtccaaatgatgtgaaatttggcatctgagcttgctttgacatttgtcacaatatgagaggggggcctttgagaattcaaaaaaaaataattttttttgcaatgtccTAGTGTGCACAGGCCGTTtactttgacacggctcaatgcattagcttgGCCGAACCGTgggtatttttttatgtttacaaATTGTAGACGAAAAAGATGGGTCAATAATGTTAGAGATACAGAGCGGTAGAGTAATTATGCTTATTAAATCGAACATATTGTTGACAATCTAgttgcatttccaaaataatgaagcaacaaattctttaaaaaaaatgccgATTCTTGAAATAAGTCTTCATGACCGTATAACAGTATATCGCACTGTAGCTGATCCTTTGTTTTGCGGCAGCTtattttttgcttatatgaCCAATTTTGGGGTTTGTAATCAACTAATTCTCAACGGTGTAAACTTGCTTTATTCAAGTACTAGCCATCGAGTTAATTCTAAGCGCAACTCAATTCCACTCGCGTTAAGTGCTAGTCCATAGCGGCATTAGGTAACGCACAGCTTTCATATCTGACAGACAGAATTATTAGGCAACTAAATAAAGTTGTGAAGACCGCTCCGGGGTCAAATTATCAGATAGATGACGATTGTTAACAATCTCTGTGGCAAACCCAAGAATTTTGACATCCATATTGCTAGGAtactttgaaatttacaaatagtATTTCAAAGCTGAAACACACCTCTAGGACCGGTTGTCCGGAAACAAGATCTCATACGATTCCTTATAGCAGATTCAAAAAAGTAGATGACTTCCTGATTCCAAACCATctacaaatatttgaatatgtttaaaattataatgGTAATGACCATTACCCTGTCAGTCTGCTATGCGGTAGAAACGACCAAAAAGTTCCCCTCAGGCCCATTAACTACATCTTCAATTTTATCTCACTAAAATTTATGCCTAGTGATGTACTATGATGTCACCAAGTTTCAGGTTCTAGTTACGGAAAGcaaattgtaattttaaatgaaatctgGAAAGGTACTCGCGTACTGTGTCGTTACCTAAAGGTTAAGCACTCAACTCCGCTTAAAAATTCAACGTTTTCGATATGAGTTTCCGTATATAATAGAACTGTATGAAGATGACTTTCGCAGGCTCCAGTTTCAATATCGCCTACCGCTAACAGACGGGCGGATacgacaatatttaaaatcaacaaatagCGTATTTAACCGAAGTTTACCTCCCTTTTGCTGCGAAGCTTCACTTATCTCACAACGTGCTGCTATTGCCAGATTGCATTAAAAatcgctttatttatttatttgtttgtatttattataTTCCAAGATGGAATTTCCAACTGACCTTTTCACTGCCGTTCAGCGCATAATTGTCTTATGTATAGAGGGAAtctcatagaacatgggacgaaTACGATCTCAACGGCATTTTAGAGGGTACTTAATTTCTGAAATGACGAATTGGTGGGAAATGGCAGGCAAATGAGAGACTAAAAACTGTTTGTCTCAAATCACAAGTAAACTTATCAAAAACCGGTTCCTATAATTTGCTCGCAGACCTGTCTGTTTTTTTCTTGTGattattcgacattttcttgaaTTATGCCCCTATTTTAAAGTTGTGAAAAAGTGCTGGATGATTTTGTATCAACAACGCAATCATTATTTACACTACGGAAGTCGCGGAAATGGTTCACTGAACGAGCAACCGCTTGTGCGCTCAGACGATTTCGCTACATTtaagagcagcgtgcactcagtgcactagcatgACTTCCGGAATCTTCAAAAGAAGAATCCAAATCTAACCAGAACATAAAAAGCGGATTATTACTGCACAGAAGTGGTTAAACCGTTTCTGTAAACAATCTTCTTAGTACATATTCTGGGATACCTTCCTGTTGGTATGAAGTTTTTACTGGTTCACCCACTGTTGCAGAAGACCTGCTTAACCAATTATTTCTTGAGAAACTTAGACTTCTCTATCGTTCAGAATTACTTTAATATTTCATTTCGTTACATGCCATGAGGCTTGGTTGAAGTCTTCTACGCCAAGTTTTGTAATCCATTGCCACACAGGAAAAATTGGTAGAATATCCACGTTACAATTTTCGAAGAAGTGTTTAGCCCTCATATTCTGCCTATCACTATAATTCGAAATAATCAATACCTTTAATGACTTCGTTCCTTGATGATGCTTCGAATTATGCACAAACacatttgacatttttattttattattttattagtgtacgagcagaatgtttgtctcactatcgaatcctccggaagtcgcgcacgGTCCCATACACTCATTTGCTTGTCGGTCATCCTTCGCGGGCCTGGTAAcaatttttcagatttggaaatatttaaattacatgGCAGTTAAAAGACCAAAAGTGGTTTAATTGAAATGGAAGatacaaaaagtttaaaactaactaaaaatgaaaaaaatgtgtaagcTCAAACGATAGACATTGAAAAAtgttaatttaatttgatttgtttgagcactctggaaaatttataaaaaggtctggaaaaacctggaaaatcagggaatttcattttcagaaatgAGTCGACACCCTAAGCAAGTGTTTTGAAAAGCTTGAGACTTCTATttaatggaatgatttttgtttgggtgaaaacacagatattttcgagacgctcaccacttctgtgcgaaatgagcgtgcggggctattcggacccctaTTTTGTCAACCaacgttcagcggcttgcggcttgcggctgcgcacaccattgcgcacgccacagcaaagaaaatacatgggccgccaatctACATCTGTGACTTAACAGAATAtgttttgtaaagcaatttatttttttgcttcttaagaagtgtctcttataaatatttcataggtaaagacaattccattgcaaaaaattaaagaaaaatgacggcctgaattgccccgtatggtggtccgaattacccctacattgtaaaagcaTGGAAAAatgtagaggtttgcaaatcgtcgcctagcgctgccattgagtggtgcaaatgaaccttttatggcaccaaaatgtagctgaggtttcaaactaacaattaggacaacAATTTTGACCGGTAAATTTTGTatcatctatccacctaaaagggtgatttgcttaagtaggtccgaatagccccgggttccctactaattgttacttacgtaataaaacaaccagtatttaaactggtattgtcacgaatcacatttccacggacagcacgaaacctgacgaaacactaacggcaaccgtaaaCTGGAGTGTACGGTAGGTAAGTGTTcggttgactaatgtggctacgccacatcgctttctagtacactgtccgacttcgctaccgctcagtcggcttttagcTAGCTAccgcccctatgtttaagtaaaccgggaaAACGAGAGGATCGCAGGTTCGCTTGCAATTCCAACTACAGGTTAATCTATGCCTCGTCCAACgcatcctcagcggctttgcgccgcttcggatgctttgcctcggatatgcggccaagccgcatcacactagctcttAGTATAAGCTCACGTGTTAAAGCATTGTCACTGTTATGAGTATTATTAAGCACtacttattttttcaatttaccaAACTTTGGTTAATAATTTTACATTTCCGCTTTCGGATTCGGTTTATTTTGGTTAAAGTACACCGTTTTGGCAAAAATCCCCAACAAAATTGGAGCTCTATCACTAATGtctctaaactagacaattacctTTATTTGCACGTCTTTACTCAAGGATGTGCTAATTATCAATGAGGTGCATGAATCGTGTGTCCGAATGACATTAGAAAGGGTATATTCATAACTTACTGTTTGGGGGATGTTTACAAATAACGTACATTATagcagtgttgtcaaaaacaaaacgagagattcgactcagtcgagatcTTCCATgtagtaaggtacttttgagttgtttgcgGTACTCaaaattaagtaaattcaacttaaatttaagtaaattaaatcaagtttgagttatgatttttgccgtagttaaatggaaactaccttcaacacggtttacctaattttaccttcctgcacgataccacgagattaaatcaaaagtactcaattttaggtagtttttcggtggcgtgtagataagaagaaaaagaagcccgACTGGGGCATTAAAGTGGTAAATTAAAATGAACTTACTCATTAGGATAAGGAGGCTCTGGAAAATCAAGGGAGTTACACTCGTAAGCTGCCAGAGTCACACTAGCAATATGTGGACCTAAATATAAGATGAATGTATGTAGGCCCGTTCCAAGACCAACAGAAGAAAGTACTCCGAGTCCAGCCcaataaaatatgaaaaatcctttctttTTCACTAATTGAACAAATTGCTGATGATAACCGGGAGTATAACAAAGTAGGAAGGTTAGTGTTAAAAATGTGACGAGCCCTATAATTAACTTTCGGTGAAGAATAAGTCTGAAACAAGAGAAAACAACATTAGTATATCAAAGAATTTTAATACTTCAAACACAAACCGTCTTCCATATAATTGAAGTAAAGAAACAACTTCTAATGTTGCATATTTAGCGGTCCTCAATGGTGATTTCCAAAGAACAAGATTTTCTTCTTTTGATGGTAATCTACGAATTTTTGGTTTAGCATCAGACAACGAAATACCATTTGATTTAGCGGCACCTGGTAAATCTCCCCTAGTGCGAGGCATATTGTATTCTAGATTTTCCAACTGTTGAGTATATGTAAAGGTAAAGGTGGAGGTTAATATTACATATGCATTTACTTTGGTACATAACTACAATTCAGTACAGTGAGATTCCGTTTTGGGCACGCTCCCaatttggcacactccgattttggcaacaaatgggttccgtttttggcaacatatttgttgtacataattttaaaaatgtgcaatagatatttttttaaccaattgacatcacatttggctttatttccaaacatgggagttaTATTAAGcctcaaaggcgcaaatcattctttttttcaaattttgttaaaattgtctcatgctgtgataattttgagatgattTTCGCAATGTTATTTTAAAACAGCTTTATGCACgtaagggttaactatattttactATGTCGTATTTAATGAATACAATAAGTATTGAAATGTATTATTTAGGTATAATATAACTAGttacagtgtaactagtgtctggcggaatcaatttttatagtaaaacccAGAGCCTGAGATTTTAAGAGtcaagtacagaggaatgcgctacactgcataataaaattaattctggagaaaattttcaatttaaccttagtaacattgcgagcctctttctctttcgattaatTCGACCtcactacaaaacttggcactatattttcagtacatatcgaaagctgaccatagtgcgttccaaagccgtatttaagaatacaaaactgatagctCCCAAATAATTTCTTTCATCTTTATTATGCTTTTGgcaaatttgttattttttgccgattttttcaaatgaacggaattagggtggtccttgtggttagggtgttcaaagtatcgactgtttagatgtgtgaagtttacctgcgcaatgccctacaatatACTCACACAAATAAATTCaagcaagtttgctgaataaacaaggctatctataaTGGTTGATTTGTTATGATatatttttaagattttaggtatcgtggctcttgaaaaatctAGTTgtttatatggtcggtgttaagtcagaccggactaagtcgcaaaacataaaaaatgagataatgatagcactggataaagaatatcgtcagctacatttgacttttgccagatttgaaatatgctaCAATAAACatgaattatggtaaaaattaatttccaatcataatgtgaAGGATGCTgagattcaaactttaaattcgtttttctcgaaatcaatgttttgtcacttagtccggtctgacttaacaccgaccatattatcttttgatgtgttaatttctcgcaaatgcATTGTTCTAAAGATTTTAGGAACACTCATTGGAGCACATTTTTACCgtagcactgatgtttcaatcccttttgttaggacagttgcaagtgatttttacaacaaaaatagttttcttcaaacctaaatatcttcaagcgttgcaatttgattttaaatctaTCAATTCAATATCAAAGACAAACGATTTTTTCAAAGAGCTgtgtttttttaattaaattgtttattattttcagaaagaagagataacagccccaggagcgaaatcaacactaccatgcactgaatcgtttgagttttgacgttcagtgggccgaagaaaagcgattcgaattaaaGGATATGTTACACCTCCGTCATGAGGGGCATTGCACTCGAGAAATgcgcgaagattgtgagaataCTGGACGACGCAAAGTGTTTCCAACGAACGGAATCAGCTTGACTCAATCACCGACTCGCATCTGTTTGCCATGGAACTTGGATGTTATGgcggcgacctttcccggtcaggtaaagctaaggaaagtatatgtcctcccgaagctattcgagatactgcgcgccctgaatttggtctacaattgcagtttgccaacgaacggaatcagcttgactccatcaccgactcccatatgtttgccatggaacttggatgttatggcggcgacctttcccagccaggtaaagctaaggaaatgtcctcccgaagctattcgagatactgcgcgcaCTGAATTTGGTCTACAATTGCAGTTTGCCAACGAACAAAATCAGCTTGACTCCATTACCGACTCTCATCTGTTTGCCATGGAACTTGGATGTTATGgcggcgacctttcccggtcaggtaaagctaaggagggtatatgtcctcccgaagctattcgagatactgcgcgccctgaatttggtctacaattggagtttgccaacgaacggaatcagcttgactccatcaccgactcccatatgtttgccatggaacttggatgttatggcggcgacctttcccagtcaggtaaagctaaggaaatgtcctcccgaagctattcgagatactgcgcgcactgaatttggtctacaattgcagtttgccaacgaacaaaatcagcttgactccattaccgactcccatctgtttgccatggaacttggatgttatggcggcgacctttcctgatcaggtaaagctaaggagggtatatgtcctcccgaagctattcgagatactgcacgccctgaatttggtctataaatgcagtttgccaacgaacggaatcaggttgactccatcaccgactcccatctgtttgccatggaacttggatgttatggcggcgacctttcccggtcaggtaaagctaaggagggtatatgttctcccgaagctactcgagATGCTGCGCACCCTGAGTTTGATCCACCATTGCAGCCTGCCAATAAACGTAATCAGGTcaactccgtcaccgacacccacCCGTCTACCACAGAACTTGAAGGACACGACATCAACCTTTTCCGGTCAGATAACACTCTAAACAAGTCAGACCAACACGAACATGGAATTCCTGTATCCGTTTTCTCAggtaaatacaatgaatgtatatgtcattccgaagtaggacatacagatgctgcccCCGTTGAAAGCCCATCCCAATTACAGGCATTTGCTTCCGCCACCACTTCATCTACCACCGTTCAACCGTCAGGAGAAAACTTGGACATCTTAAAATCTACTATCAGAATGTGAGAGGGTTACGCACAAAAGTTGAGCTGTTCGTCGCTGCTTCGGATGTTGatcatgatgttattgttctgaccgaaacgtggctgaatgatcaaatcaactcACTCCAATTATTTGGCCCAAGGTACTCGGCATATCGTAACGATCGCGATCCTAATAGTGCAGGGAAgaaacgtggtggtggtgtaCTCATTGCTGTTTCCAACCGACTCTCatccaaacacaaaaatgacactcacaatctcgaacaactctgggtaaataTCCGTGGCCCCTATACTAATCTCTGTGTGGGTGTTGTATATATTCCCCCCGATACCGCAAGTGATGCAgaaattattcagaagcacatagactctGCACTTGACATTGCAACTTCCATTGAACCCAACACGGCACATCTACTATTTGGTGATTACAACCAGCCTGGACTTGTTTGGAAGAGCACTCCCTCCGGGTATGCTTTCCCAGGCCCCtctgaatcaaccttttcgagGGCGAGTACTATCTTACTTGACGGATGTCAGGGAGCTCAACTTTACGAAGACTGACTTCTCTAGGCTTCATAACTCACTACAAACAATCGACTGGGAGACTTTCTTGAATttcgcgatcgatgtagatgctGCCGTAGAAAAACTCTCACTGGTGTTCAAACAGCTTTTCAGTATGCATGTGCCTGCACCTCGTCCCCGAACAAAACCACCATGGTCCAACAACCGGctacgtaaactgaaaagattGCGAGCTGCTGCGCTTCGACATTACACTATTCGAAGAAACCCGATCACAAAAAGGAAGTTCACTATAGCCAGTAACAGCTACAAAACATATAATCGCTTTCTCTACTCAAGACACGTcgcacaaacccaatcgaaccAAAAACGAAACCCAAAACAGTTTTGGTCCTTTGTAAATGGGAAACGCAAAGAAAATGGCCTTtcttccagtatgttcctcgCAGGTGAAACGTCCAATACTCCCAGCGGTATCTGTAACCTGTTCGCAGAACAAttctcgagtgtgtttaaaaatgTATCGGCTAGCTCAACTCAGGTGGACTGTGGCCTTCAAGATGTCCCTCGCGAtgtaatcaattttggaaacattcaatttactgacgaagacattCTAGCTGCCATAAGCAAGTTAAAGTCCTCTACATCGGTGGGGCCAGATGGAATTCCTTacattatactgaaaaaatgcgcaagcgcattgtcTACACCTTTACGACTAATCGTCAACCAATCACTGTCGCAATCAGTGTTCcccgtgtgttggaaaaaatcagtaatgtttcccgtttttaaaaaaagctgataagcaaaatgttgcgaactatcgtgacataacctcgctctgcgctggatcaaagttgtttgagatcctagtaggaaatatgctttttcgtgagaccaaagcgtacatatcgaaggaccaacatggcttttttgcaggcaggtcagcaaccaccaatctagcccaatttacatcatactgtattaaaaacatcgaagatgGATCGCAAGTAGACACTATATATACTGATCTTAAAGCTGCCTTTGATCGTGTAGACCACTCTCTTCTTCTGGCAAAGATCGAGCGGCTGGGGGCtccatcaaattttacaggatgggttcaatcatatctcgtagatcGTTCTCTGTCTGTGAAATTAGAAAGCAACGtgtcatatagcttcatcaacttgtcgggtgtacctcaagggagcaatctcggaccgttgcttttttctttattcttcaacgacgtttgctatgttatacccccagggtgcaaactcatatatgctgatgatctcgaactctttctcattgtgcggtcaatagaggactgcatcgaacttcagcgacatctagatgctttctgtaactggtgtaatcgcaacttgttggctctcactgtgtccaaatgctctataatatctttcacgcgcagaaaaaatccaattctctGTAGAAACAACACAGCCGGCCAATTGCTAGAGAGAGTG carries:
- the LOC131689799 gene encoding vacuole membrane protein 1-like isoform X1, which produces MPRTRGDLPGAAKSNGISLSDAKPKIRRLPSKEENLVLWKSPLRTAKYATLEVVSLLQLYGRRLILHRKLIIGLVTFLTLTFLLCYTPGYHQQFVQLVKKKGFFIFYWAGLGVLSSVGLGTGLHTFILYLGPHIASVTLAAYECNSLDFPEPPYPNEFLIYRGRTIPGFYNGNVFFFFLQVPD
- the LOC131689799 gene encoding vacuole membrane protein 1-like isoform X2; the encoded protein is MPRTRGDLPGAAKSNGISLSDAKPKIRRLPSKEENLVLWKSPLRTAKYATLEVVSLLQLYGRRLILHRKLIIGLVTFLTLTFLLCYTPGYHQQFVQLVKKKGFFIFYWAGLGVLSSVGLGTGLHTFILYLGPHIASVTLAAYECNSLDFPEPPYPNEFLINRGRTIPGFYNGNETTSKS
- the LOC131689799 gene encoding vacuole membrane protein 1-like isoform X3, with product MPRTRGDLPGAAKSNGISLSDAKPKIRRLPSKEENLVLWKSPLRTAKYATLEVVSLLQLYGRRLILHRKLIIGLVTFLTLTFLLCYTPGYHQQFVQLVKKKGFFIFYWAGLGVLSSVGLGTGLHTFILYLGPHIASVTLAAYECNSLDFPEPPYPNEFLIYRGRTIPGFYNGNGS